The window TTTCATTGCTCCTAGTGATCAAGCAGTAGTTTACGAGGTTGCAATCTAAACAGGAGGGGAGTCTCAAGAAGTAGAGCCTGAAAAACATCTTATAAGATTTCCTCCATATATCTATGAGGCCCTCCCTCTTTATATCTCCTAGTATCACCTCATTTATCCTCCTCTCCACCCCTAGGACCTTTGTCCTCCAGTTCCTCGAGTAATATATGCAGGGAGATACTATACCATCGCACCTGATGAATAGGGCTCTGTTTGAGAAGAAGGGGCAAGATCTATATGTTTTTGGGGCTAAATTTGGGATAACCACTTTTACTCCACTCTCAAGGATCTTTAGGGGGACTAGATCGAGTTCCCTCCTGAGCCTATCGAGGCAGCCCTCATCGTCTATGCAACTCAGATCGACTCCTCCGGGGTAGTGTATGTAATTGCTGAACCTGATCTCGCTCATGCCCAAGTCCCTGGTGAGCTCGATAGATCTGCTGACCTCACCTACATTTAGCTTCGTTATAGTGAATATCGCATTTA of the Candidatus Korarchaeum sp. genome contains:
- a CDS encoding radical SAM protein codes for the protein MSYDMLEQILRKGMEAGVSKLVLSGWGEPSLNPKMIEMLRTAKELGFTVALNTNGSALEDMAEELVGLGVDEVFVSIDAYDIKLYRDIRKPGDLSKVMRGLKKLLELKIEKGSVKPQVNAIFTITKLNVGEVSRSIELTRDLGMSEIRFSNYIHYPGGVDLSCIDDEGCLDRLRRELDLVPLKILESGVKVVIPNLAPKTYRSCPFFSNRALFIRCDGIVSPCIYYSRNWRTKVLGVERRINEVILGDIKREGLIDIWRKSYKMFFRLYFLRLPSCLDCNLVNYCLITRSNETDCWGNKPSCSHCPYLHGLSYCPL